Sequence from the Argentina anserina chromosome 7, drPotAnse1.1, whole genome shotgun sequence genome:
TTAAGGGCCAATTTTAGGCATTGGAGTAATCTCCCAGTTAACTCTTTAGAAAACTACAGACAATATCCTAGGTGATAGAGTTTAGCCATGCTAACAATTTTTAAATGACCCATTAAAGAAAGTAATTTGTACTTTTATCTAATTTTTCAATGAGAATAAACTGAACTCTAGTACAATGAAGACGTTGCCAGACCAGTAAGCCTCTGTAGGCAAGCACAGGATGTGGATGAGAATTTATCAGTGACGAGCTGGGAATAATGTTTTAGGTTCATGTGCCTACTGACATATATATTCAAATCCAAGAAGAATAAGAGGGAAAATGAAGAGTAAAAAATTGGAGTACAAACAAGTAGCTACAACAATACTTTTTATCAACATTAGGTGTTTTTACAATCTTACTATGTTCGTAATTGAGTAAGAAAGATTCACATGCTCATTCGTATGCTAATCACACGTTAATCTgagttgttttcatttctaCTCTTGCATCGAGATTCAAATGTAAGATTTTAGCTCAATTATTGATCATGTAGACACCACAGCCACGAGGTGAGGTGTTTTCCTTTACAAAACTAGTAACCAAAttaaaactttgattttctcTACTTTTTAGCATATATGATAAAACCGTAAAATTCTGGAATATATTTacttttataaatttagtCTGGATATGTATtcccatcatattgtacatttccGGTGCTCATTGTTTCTCCGGCTCCTTCTCAACCTCATCAAGTTTTGTGAAACCCCTAATACATGATTAGCTGACTTGGATTGGCTCAAACACATTGAGGAGATTGATTAGAATATAGAAAGGATAAATGCATGATTTAAGAAATTCCTAGGAGGAATGGGTTCCAAGAGTCCACACCAAAAGTTAAATGTTCTATCCACTTTTGTCTTTTTCTACAATTCCCTTGTCTCTTTGTCTTAATGTAACAAGGAAAGTACCAAGTGGATGGTCTATGGGTGTTGAAAAGAATCCAAAACACTGGCTTTGGAGGCACACTTGGCCCTTGCAATATCCCCACTATTACCCACTAAGCAACAAGAGAaggtgttgttttgttttgttaggaCATGTTTGGAAGGGCATTGTTTTGCAGAATAGTACCAAACTTTGGCCAGCTCTTATTCCCCATCCACTTCACTTGATGACAACAACTCCATCTGAGTGTGCTTGGGAGAGAAACAAAGTTATTGAGCAAAACCAAACAACCAAACAACCAAGCAAGCAACAAAAGATTAGAGAAGCTCTGTATTTCACAAATTCCATATTCCTCTGAACTCAAAAGACAAAACCAAATCGATGACGACAAAACCAGCCTCTTTGTTTGTCGCCAACGCAGCCATGGAAAAGTCCTTCAAAGCTACCAGCTTTATcccccctttctctctctctctctctctctctccacttGGTGACAGAACCCCACATCACACCCATTTGAGGTCTGAGTGAGCTTCCATGGATTAGAGCAGCTGCAGCTTCACCCATCGAGGAAGCTTCCCGTGGATATTaactttctgggttttctttcTATTTGAAAACCCTGTACGGAACTTGGATTTTGTTTCACACAAACTTCCTCTCTGGTAATTCTCTAGCTCTGTCTTGTTAGTTTAGTTCTTCATCACTATTATCATGCTCCATGTTAATACAAAACCCACTTATATTTATCTTTTGtgatgttattcttgatgtgATTTTTCAGTTTGCTTTTGAGTTTTTGAGAAATGTTGTTAGTAAGTAGATATATTTTATGTTTCTGAATAAAAAGTTTGATTCTTGAGGAGCAAACAAACCAGTTATACCTTTTAATTCCattctcaaaaacaaaaaaggtgACTTGGTTATGCTAATTGAAAATAATGGATCATTAACAAGAATATAGAAAATGGAAAATTGTGGTATTGAGTACTACCTTCTTCTCTATTGTTCAGAAACTCAGAATCCATAGGGTCCATTGATCCAGTTCCTATTCAGTTTACTGTTATATATgccgtattattatttatccGTTCATCCAAGGATTGAAAGGGTCACGTTCATGACTTGATGCTCTGATCATGAGAAATTAGATGCCACTAGAGTTTTGAAAGAGACgataatttcatataatcaCTTGATGAATATGTATTCAACTACCTTACTTTCAGTGCTAACTCTTGCTGTTTGGATATGTTTATGACAATCTCATTTCCAGCTTTGGCGTGTTTTCGCATcattaattaaaaagaaaatggcACAAGAGGACGGGTCACCTGTAACTTCATCAGCCATGTACTTTCCTGGTTTAGGATCACCATACCCTTGGCTTTCCCCTGGTATAGGGTCTCCATACCCTTGGCTGAGGGAGCTAAAATCTGAAGAGAGAGGTTTATGTCTGATCCAACTTCTCCAAGGCTGTGCTCATCATGTTGCTTCTGGTAGTATTGAGCAGGCAAATGTTTGGCTAGAGCAGATTTCTCAGCTCGCCTCTGCCGGTGGAGATACAATGCAGCGAATAGCGGCTTATTTCACTGAGGCACTTGCAGATCGAATGCTGAAAGGTCTGCCTGGTCTGTATAAGGCACTTAACTCGACAAAACTATCTTCAATCGCAGAAGAAATTCACATTAAAAGGCTTTTCTTTGAGCTCTGTCCTTTCTTAAAGCTTTCATATGTGATCACAAATCAAGCCATAATAGAAGCCATGGAGGGGGAGAAGATGGTTCATATTATTGATCTTCATTCGTTTGAGCCTGCTCAGTGGATCAATCTGATACAGATATTAAATGCAAGACCTGAAGGTCCACCTCATCTAAGAATCACAGGCATCCATGAACAGAAGGAAGTGTTGGACCAAATGGCTGCCAGGTTGATAGAAGAAGCTGAAAAACATGACATCCCCTTTCAGTTCAATCCTATAGTGAGCAAGTTAGAGAATCTTGATGTCGAAAGTTTACGTGTTAAGACTGGAGAGGCTCTTGCAGTTTGCTCTGTACTCCAGCTGCATTCACTCTTAGCAACTGATGACGATATGACCAGAAGAAAATCTCCATTAGCAACAAAGAACCTGCAAAAAGTCATGCATATCAATCAACTCACTTTAGGTGAGTGGTTGGAGAAAGATCCAATTAGTGCATATAGTCTGAGTCCGGATTCTTCTTTATCCCCGCTATCTTTAGGTGCTTCCCCAAAGATGGGGAGTTTTTTAACTGCTCTTTGGGGCCTATCCCCGAAATTAATGGTGATAACTGAGCAGGAGTCGAACCACAATGGCCATACACTGATGGATAGGCTCATGGAAGCACTGCACTATTATGCAGCACTTTTTGATTGCTTGGAGTCTACAGTATCAAGGGCATCACTTGAGCGGCAAAAGGTTGAGAAAATGCTTTTTGGGGAGGAAATAAAAAACATCATATCATGTGAAGGAACTGACCGAAAGGAGAGGCATGAGAAGCTTGAGAAGTGGATTTTAAGGCTAGAGTTGTCAGGCTTTGGGAGGGTGCAGTTGAGCTACCATGGAAGGATGCAGGCGAAGAAAATGTTGCGTGACTATGGCTACGATGGCTATGAGATTAAAGAAGACAATGGATGTTTGGTTATTTGCTGGCATGACAGACCACTTTTTTCGGTGTCAGCCTGGAGATTCCGGAGGTACGAGTGAAGGTTGATGGACTTGTGGAGATCGAAtgcttttttttctctttattttttctttcttattgtaAAGGATTGTAATCATATCTACCTCTGCAAACTGCAGAGTAAATCCTCCAAAGGTTTCGCAGAACTGTTCTCTGTGGGAGAACATGTTTCTGTGTTCTAatctttttttccttgttaATTAGTTATTAATTTGTATGCTAGTTTAGATCTTCTATATACACACTGATGTTCCACCTCTGTTTTCATTGAAGTTTATCCAGGTGTACATTCAGTATTCATCTATTTTGATGAGAAAATACTCACAAACTATGTTGtatggacacggacacggacaatCTCAAAAACTCATATTTCGACacggaaaaataaaaataattatatatatttttaatacataaaataaattaacaatacTACTATAAAGTTGTAAAAGCTCCGTCTCTAATAGTCCATTACTTCCACTCACTGTTAATTCACATCTAACTACTTCTACTTCAATACTCAATAATCTACACAAACTGTAATACCCGAGATTTTTAATCTCGATTACTGACACATTAGGACTAATTAATCGACGTTTTCTTTAAATTTCGAAAAATGTAGTTTAATACGTCGATATTAAGCTACACGTCGCCAATTGTTCGGAAATGTCTTCGGAATATTTTTCCGACACTCgaattaaattttacaaatttctaatgttttactttgttttaaaaatgtttTTCAGTTTGAGTTTTTAATTTAAGACTTGTGGGTCAGCCCAACCTCTTCCTCATAAAACCCATGACTCGAGCCCAAGACCCTAGCCCATTTTCCTTAATTCCATGACGCATTCTCAAGCACTTGTGCGACAACTCAACAGAGAGCATCGCTCTCACATCTTCACCACCGAAGGCATCTGTACCCTTTCCAAATTCGAGTCGCTACCCAGATCAGACGCAATAGATCCAATCCAGATCAGAGTACCACGATCCCGTAAAAGTCGCCTTGTGGATTGGCACGACGTCCCTGGAACCAAGACCCCAGCCACGCCTCCACACCCAACAACCACCACAGACCAGTCACCCATGATCGCCGCCGTCCAAGCCATAAAGGAACATGCCAAATCCCAAAAGCCGCCCTGTTTTCCTCCACCCTGGCACCACAACTCACCCTCGCAAATTAATCCCCGAACTGAAGGAGAATCATCAATCGGGGATAAGATTCAATCGCGACTCACAAAGGAATCAACAAGATCCCGTCCGATGATGGAGGGAGAGGCTCGCCGCCGGATAGCAACGTAGGCTCACATCGGTCAACGTATCAGAAGGGTCAATATTTTCAGATACGCCACGTGCCTCGTCTAATACAGAAAAAATGCGTATCGTGTCATATCGGCGTGTCCGAACGTATTGGACACAGTGACACGCCTCTAAGTGCCGTATCCGTGCAACATAGCTTACACAACTGATAATAACTAAGTAATACTAAATTTGGTTTTCAGTTTTGTGTTTATGAACAAACAAGTCaatgttcttcatgttcttcagtTTTGTGTCAACTTTCTGCGATCATTCTATTCAACAAAATAAAGACGGGAATTAAAGGAAAAAACCCAACAGCGCAAATGATACTTTTAGTAGCGAAAAATTAGCTGTACCACATGAACTGGCTAGAAACATGCATGGAATGCTAGTTTCCTTCTAGTAGTGCGACACTGACACATTGTACTGGACAACAGCATCTCCAGTTTTTAGATTGAAGGAGAATGTCCTTGCTAGTGCGTAGCCCCTTGCATACCGGAAAACTCCACTGCCTCCGCCAATTGGCATCTCTCGAATGGTGTTCATAAGAGGATTCCTCCCAAGAATGCTAAGGGTACTGCCATTGTACACACCCTCTATGAAAGCAAAATTCAGGACCATGAGCAACGCTGAGTCATGTTGAGAAGCAAAAGCATAAATGCCCTGAGCTCTTCCTACAAGCTTTGAAGTTGCCTCTGGCTTTTCAGTCAGTGCATCATCGATCAGTAATATAAGTAGTTTTAAAACTACCAACCAGCTTATTTGGTGGGCTAAAAATTCTAATGGCGGTCGGATTTCGGCCTCTTGGGATGTCATGGAAATAGAAGTGGAGGCGCATGTTTTTCTTCGTTCCTACTCCAGATAGGGATAGAGAAGATTGCTCTGAGAATTGTCCATGAAGTATAGTGAAGGAGATTGATAGAATAAGGAAGTAGGCAATAGTAACAAAACAAGTCATTTTGGCTCAGTTTTGAGTTAGTACTTTGAGTTGGTGATATAAGTCGTTATTTGTATAGAGTGAAAACAGTAAGGCTTTGAGTGAAGAGCGTGTGGATTGTTTGCATGTCTCCCTTACATTATGACCCCCGTGCTTGGTTTCCCTGACAAAGTTGCCTGAgctttcatatatattccacaagaaaaagaagaaaagagggtTTACTATCACAGTGACTCCGGCAAGAAGGATACAATCGAGATATCTCTTGTTGATTAAACAGGTTTTACATTCTGAAATTCCAATGCTTATTCCTGAGTACGTTAGTTGGAGCAAGATTGATGAGGTTGCACCCATATGCTAATTCCGCACTTtaaattttcttcaatttctatATAATGTTCGAGTAACAAAAAGATTAGGATTCACTTTTACTGACTATTGAACATCATATTTGTTGTGTGGAAGCGGCCAACAATCCCACACACACGGGTCTAATAATGTTGATACACCCCCCCATTTTAGCCACCTGGTGGAGTTCGGGTATGAGgttttgatcggttcgattactcgacatcaatattaactctgtaagcatcgttagtagtacaAAGCAAGatggtatcgttcacaaaccggggatccaccAGGATAAGAATCACAACATTTAACACAATTCACAAAGAGATATAAAAGATTTTGATATAagtttcggatcaaacagaaaacataaaacctAGACTAATaaatacatgtgatcaaccaaccaacacatgaacaatcaccaaacaaatcatgtaagaaCAAAGCCATCGAATTCTATTCTCAATCATGTTTATGCCGTAGGTATCATAGTTCAACTTAGCtttgatcatgcatcaagttcctatgtgtttcctaatacatagacacttaacacattcgagctcaactacttgtcttgcgaCGAAATCTAACACACTAactcatcatgcaattacgtatcacataaAGAGATTAACATGTTCAAAGCACCATCCAACGCCAAACTTAAGCAAATAATCAGTGAGataacaaagaacaaaaaccaaccaatcaactacttgtctcaTAATCGTTATGacctttgaatgattaacatatgcaacatcaaccACTTGTcctaatcacacatgcaatataagaacacactaAAAATTTATCAAGAACATGGAAAAAATGCACGGCATAagacctaaaatcattgaatagaaATCGAAAACTTTATATCAATACATAATTCGAAAGtcacaactatctcatagacaagatctAAATAAActgtaacaaaacaaaaacataaaatatccaagaacaagaacaaagaaaaccgaaataaaacatgaagatcatacaATTACACTTTGAAATATTCCTACGGGGTTTACTACAAAGAGGAGCACTGAAATCTTCAAGTGGATGGATATCCTAGACTACTTGCTTTGGATcaaaaatatgatgaaggatgaatttcagattctagggttcttggtaggatgaatgtgtttgggcagagctttagCTAGTACTTGtgcgcaaggttgatgatgatttatgaatgagaccttgcctctatatataggagcaACAAGGCCCCAAccttccctcatagcccttggatcaaaagcaaatcaatggctgagataattgtGCCGAGCCCATTGGACCTATGAGTAAatattcggtcatatctccctgtaggaatacgATATTGATGCGAtttcaaatcctacagaaaataGACTCGTAGAGCTTTCCATCCATATATGGCACGTCTTCTAGTTCAATATGAATTGTCCAGGGAATCCgttgaagttggactacgattCCTGACAGATCTCTCATTCTCGCATGGATTAGGCTtctaagtgcatatcttcttctccttgataattctgatttatatgcacaaaaatatattcatataCACCTTAGAAATCCATCTCTAACTTGGATTTAGGATCCAACTCCCAATAGGAATCCATCTATGCCGCACGACCTCTTCTTGTCCTTCtaggaatctgattttcagtcTCTCCTCTTTTCTTGcgcaactaggattgctttccttcttctACATGGATTTatctttcctaataagaattaATACGTTAGAAATAgagaaatagaaaatgatgaatcctactcgagcaaggaatcatatctcaacaagaattcttaacacttgacacgatttcatcattaattcactcataatcgagTTAAGTCCTTCTaaaacacttattcatacaaaagaaactaaaacacactaaataggaaataacaaagagtaagaataagacatatatatattaagaacgtcacactttgtgctcataTCAGGTTTTCCATAAAAGGTCTCGGTATTAATGTGTGTGGTATCAATCCTTATAACCTAAGGATGACTTTTCACCTTTTCCGATGTGAGATTCCAAATGGCTATAATCTAAGCTAACATTTTCCAACAATATTTGTTATTTACAGCCAAACTAGATAAGGTTGTTTGTTGTAGAAGACACCAGTCATAATAAACATAAGTTACGCATTAGCAACTGATCAGTTcaattactcgacatcaatattaaccatgtaagcatcattagtagtgtaaagcaagagggtatcgttaaAAACCGGGGATTCAACCAGAAACTGAATCACAAACCAAAGAACAACAAATTCACAAAAGAGATAAAATACTTGATAGTTTCagatcaagaacataaatataaaacctaaactactaTGTAcaagtgatcaaccaaccaaccaacacacaaacataaccaaacaaaacgtcacaagtagcttcgaAATCATattctcatcctatgcaaacaccgagccttagcggacaagtattaagtaaacaaacaacaacctaatgccgaGCTAGATAGCTTAGCGCATCTCTAATCCGAAACATGGCCTagtaatcctatcttagcgcttatAAATTACAAGataacatgtcattctcaatccTACCACtttattgattcatctcttatctaattacttagcgcatcttagatcACAAACTGATcttggttaattcctagtgattactaacaagtcaagcatgtcacttactttaaaaacactaagaatcctatatgcaaaactaacttagcgcattgaatcacatatagttaacgcaaAAGAAAGATAATCATTAAGTTATTGAATCATAAACTCACGACATCAACACATAACAcgtagaaaataaaatcagaactactttataacatcttgcaaaatcgtaaatTACATAATAGTCTTCCAAAAATTCGGAactaaccaaaaacagaaacacaacatcatacaaagaatccaaactgaaaacataattgaagaagtaacgagttacactttttaaatctccttagcggtatcaaaacaaggtaGTACAACTTCAACTTGAATGAAGATcctaggcgtagcgctttggatgaaattgaatgaaaagGATAATGGTGTCTATggcttgaatggctttgaagATGGTGAGTAGTgttttgggcagagctttggctatacttggcgcaaggttgatgatgaaaatatggTGGTTCTATGCCTCTATATAAAGGAGAACAAAAAAGCCTCTATGTCGTGCCAATGAGGAGATATAATTCAATATGGAAGTTgatatcttctttgatatagTTTAGATTCTTGAACTCCAATTCCAACTTGGTGTAGGAAAACAGATATGATCAGAAGTCTccgggctgcacggcatcaaGCTCTCTTAATCCATCTAGGAATGTGTCACACGACCTCTCCTCTCCTAGTCCATCTAGGAAATGTCTTTCCCGAAAGAATCGACAAGTTacaaataggaaagtagagtcctagttgaATAAAGAGTCATAGTTCAATATGGATTTTCAACACTTAAcatgatttcatcatcaattcactcatattcGATATAAGCACTGCCTAAACACTTATTCACACAAAAGGAACTAAAACACACGAAATAGAGAGTAAGAAAGAGTACGAGtagggtatatatatatatatatatatatattaagaacgtcacactttgtgctcctatcaactacccacACTTAGaatttgctagtcccttagtaaaactaaaaacaaaaactgaaaacaaacacacacgAAATCATCTAAAACGAAAACCAAACACGAAATACTCTATTGCATTTAACATTTGTCTCAGAAATTTTCAAACTCATagaatcaagaataacactcaatcgaaataACAAGTAGAATTCAAATGTTAATTAACGTGTAGATctcgcataacaagtaagactTGGCAGAACAATTGGTGATGTTAAGCTTAACATGTttcaaacaagttcaaattcatcCTCACAAGGGTATGCAAtctaattttctctcaagatCATGGCtaatgcttaaaagcttttcacacacataAATATATAGAAATCGTAAATACATAGTGAAAACCTCATTaaagataccaatcacatGCACAAATGGAcgaaaaccatatgcttactcttGCGACAATCTCTATAGATCTAgggctactcattttaagaatcatgtggatctttataaaaggttaGCTTAGGCTCGGCAATGATACATTTTCAGAATAaatgaatcacaaaggtcattgatcggttcgattactcgacatcaatattaaccctgtaagcatcgttagtagtataaaacaAGAGTATATCGTTataaaccggggatccaactaCGGActaaatcacaaacattttatCACAAACTCACAAAGAGATAGAAGATTTGAAAAACACAGTTTAAGAACagaaaaataaatcataaactaatatatacatgtgatcaaccaatcTTAACTCAAGGAATCACCAAACAAGTTATACAAgatcaatgaaaacaaattCTAATCTCATCTAAGACGATGCCGAGAACATCATTAAGTGACTAAGGTTCGATCATGCAAATAGGAGCCTTCGGGGTTATCCTAAAAACATAGACACATTATGCACATTCAAGCATGACTTCGGGCCTTACTTGAAATCTAATCCAATTAAACCTAATATGCATACTTCGGGCAGCAAGAAAAGAATAATCAAATTCATATGAACAAGTCATTAATCAAACAATCTAGATATCATGTAATACTCCAGGCAAACATAATACAAAGACAATCTCAAAATCATTATAGAAAACTCACGACATGAACAAAGAATCATAGattaaaaatcgaaatcattcatCTAAACATAACATGAAAATCATTTAcaacttcatagacaaaatcataaaagattaaaacaaaaccaaatacaTAATCATCCAAACTAGAAACTAAAACACGAAATCTATCAAATAGattcatggttacactttatgaAATCCTTCGGGGCATTCACAAAGTCAGGTCCAAGATCTCTAAGGGAATGGATGTCCTAGGCTTCGAGCTTTGGAGCAAAAGGATGATGAAGGGTGAAGAAATCCGTTTTAGGTTTTCTTTGATGGTAAGGATGTGTTTGGCTAGCTTTGGCTAGTACTTGacgcaaggttgatgatgatttctTATGTAGATttgtgcctctatatataggagaaacaaggctCCAACTTTCTCTCATAGCCATAgatcaaaaacaaatcaatggctgagataattctgccGAGCCCAATGGATCTCCGAGTAAAGATTCGGTCATAACTTCCTGTAAGAATAAGATCATGATGCGATTCTAAATCTTACAGAAAATAAACTCGTAGAGTTTTCCATCCATATATAGCACAACTTCTAATTCGATATGAGATGTCCAggagagcccgtcaaagttggattacGAATACTGACAGACTACTGATTGTTGCATGGATTGGActttaagtgcatatctttATCCTCCTTGataattctgatttatatgcacgaacttcaactcgtcggatATCCATCCAccggcaaccaatcggtacgatttttgtcccattttgaaggtctcattccatactacaaacttCCAAAATATTTAACCACAATCGTTATATgttaggagaatcgaagaaaagaaattctaggtttttaaattggggcttttcggttcttgttaaattgaagtagactttgtggtgaactaggaagttattaggaatgtcatttaaatTATGGTGCTGAAATTTGAtggtcattggtggcggtcgtaAACTAGTaaatatgaacagtgttttagtaAACCTGTAAATTGGAAAAGTGTTTAGTAAAAAGTGAACATGAACAATGTTATGTTaacagtgttttatgaacaggATTTAGCTGCACTtaaaatcgtcacctgatattttacgtatcattttctaagcattttatcatgctattaggtgactgacgaaacgagtaaGGAAACTACTGTTAGTGTcatggaagttgcacgcatgaaataaggtgagtaaacctcacaatgatcattatgatcgaagtagtgttataattatgaatttagtttgagttgtcaccatagtcgttgcatgactagtttataaaaattattttaaaaatatgttttggtttaaattacatgaacttgatcgtctacggttcatgggtaagtgaaacgttATTTTagtaaatgattttgaaaaggtttta
This genomic interval carries:
- the LOC126802249 gene encoding GRAS family protein TF80-like — encoded protein: MAQEDGSPVTSSAMYFPGLGSPYPWLSPGIGSPYPWLRELKSEERGLCLIQLLQGCAHHVASGSIEQANVWLEQISQLASAGGDTMQRIAAYFTEALADRMLKGLPGLYKALNSTKLSSIAEEIHIKRLFFELCPFLKLSYVITNQAIIEAMEGEKMVHIIDLHSFEPAQWINLIQILNARPEGPPHLRITGIHEQKEVLDQMAARLIEEAEKHDIPFQFNPIVSKLENLDVESLRVKTGEALAVCSVLQLHSLLATDDDMTRRKSPLATKNLQKVMHINQLTLGEWLEKDPISAYSLSPDSSLSPLSLGASPKMGSFLTALWGLSPKLMVITEQESNHNGHTLMDRLMEALHYYAALFDCLESTVSRASLERQKVEKMLFGEEIKNIISCEGTDRKERHEKLEKWILRLELSGFGRVQLSYHGRMQAKKMLRDYGYDGYEIKEDNGCLVICWHDRPLFSVSAWRFRRYE